A window of Companilactobacillus allii genomic DNA:
CGGTGTTATCGGTGCAGCGTCATTGATTAAAGTTGATTAGGGGTTTTTTGAATGCAAATTATTAATACTATTTTGTACATTGTTGTAATAGGATATTTAGTCTATCTAGCTGGTTCATGGTTGTACTACTTTATAAAAGGTAGACAAATTAATGGGGCACTTAGTGGTGAAGAATTCGAATCTACAATGAGAAAAGCTCAAATCATTGATTTAAGAGAAAAGAATACCTTTGATGCTAAACATATTTTAGGTGCTCGAAATCTTCCATATACACAACTTAAGTATAAAGAAGATGAACTTAGACCGGATTTACCAGTCTATCTTTATGAGGATCGTAAATCAGTTAGCATTCGTGCTGCAGTAAAACTACAGAAGAAAGGTTTTACTGATATTAAATGGTTAGATGAACGTTTTTCAGATTGGGAAGGAAAAACTAAGAAAACTAACAAACTCTAAGATTAATGAATTTGAGGATACTAAAAAGGAGACTATGACATTGTGTCAAGTCTCCTTTTTGTTAATCTATATTTTTAACCTTGATGTGCTTGCAAGCTCTTACGATTTGCACGACGACGGTTTTCTTCGATACGATCATTTTCAGCATCCTCTGGTTCGATAACAGTCTTCTTAAATGCATGAAGTGCACCGTATACTGCAGTAGCTGTAGTAATTGAACCGAATAGGAATCCTTTAACAAAGCGTAAATGTTTTTGTTTCTTTGCCATAATATTATGTACCTCCTATCTTTAGTACTCATTATGGCTTATTTCTTGCAAAATATCTATAAAATACATAGCAGAGAGGCGATTTTTTGAAAAAAGTTATTGCGGTAGTGGGACCAACAGCTGTTGGTAAAAGTGCTTTAGGTTTAAAATTAGCACAAAAATTTAATGGTGAGATTATTTCTGGAGATTCAATGCAGATATATCGTGGTCTTGATATTGGTACTGCAAAGGATTCAAAAGAAGAATTGTCTCAGGTACCACACCACTTAGTTGATATCAGTGATGTTACTGATAGATACACAGTGAAGGATTTTCAAAGTAAGGCAATTCAGATTATCGATAATTTATCTCAGGAAAATAAGAATTCATTTGTCGTCGGTGGAACTGGATTTTATTTAAATTCATTAGTTGAAAATATGAATCTAGGTGGAGTTGCCGAGGGTAACGATGAGTTGCGTAAAGAATTACTTGATGTTGAAAATAAATCTGGCATCAATGGATTAATAGAGATTTTAAAAAATGAAGATCCACAATCTATGGAACTCATTGATCTTGCAAACCCTAGAAGGATTATCCGTGCGATTGAAATTCATCGAATTACTGGTGAATCCATGTCTAATCAAAGAGATGGTAATAAATGGGCAAAGTTTTATCTAATCGGATTAACCGATGATCGTGCTAAATTATACGATAGAATCAACAAAAGAGTAGATAAAATGGTTGATATGGGCTTATTAGACGAGGTGAGGCCGATTTATGACAATCGTGACCAAATACCGCAGGCTAAGAATGGAATTGGTTACAAGGAATTATTTCCTTATTTCGAGGGTGAGGCTGATTTGAAATCATGTCTTGAGGAAATTAAAAAAAATTCACGTCATTTTGCTAAAAGACAACTTACATATTTTCGTAATCAGATGGATGTTGATTGGTATAATATTAGTGATGAGCCTGATTACCAAAGTAAAATTGAGAGTAAGATTACTAATTTCTTAGGGGGATATGATGAGTAAGTGGAATGATGATTTTCCAGTTGAATT
This region includes:
- a CDS encoding rhodanese-like domain-containing protein: MQIINTILYIVVIGYLVYLAGSWLYYFIKGRQINGALSGEEFESTMRKAQIIDLREKNTFDAKHILGARNLPYTQLKYKEDELRPDLPVYLYEDRKSVSIRAAVKLQKKGFTDIKWLDERFSDWEGKTKKTNKL
- a CDS encoding DUF3042 family protein, with the protein product MAKKQKHLRFVKGFLFGSITTATAVYGALHAFKKTVIEPEDAENDRIEENRRRANRKSLQAHQG
- the miaA gene encoding tRNA (adenosine(37)-N6)-dimethylallyltransferase MiaA; the protein is MKKVIAVVGPTAVGKSALGLKLAQKFNGEIISGDSMQIYRGLDIGTAKDSKEELSQVPHHLVDISDVTDRYTVKDFQSKAIQIIDNLSQENKNSFVVGGTGFYLNSLVENMNLGGVAEGNDELRKELLDVENKSGINGLIEILKNEDPQSMELIDLANPRRIIRAIEIHRITGESMSNQRDGNKWAKFYLIGLTDDRAKLYDRINKRVDKMVDMGLLDEVRPIYDNRDQIPQAKNGIGYKELFPYFEGEADLKSCLEEIKKNSRHFAKRQLTYFRNQMDVDWYNISDEPDYQSKIESKITNFLGGYDE